In Anomaloglossus baeobatrachus isolate aAnoBae1 chromosome 10, aAnoBae1.hap1, whole genome shotgun sequence, the genomic window TATTTCCTTCTCTTCAtctctatttttctgtccacacagcCATGTGAAAGCTTAATGTTTTGTGATATGAATGTTGTTTTGaaaaacaccattcattttattatatagaaaaatgggaaaaaaaatgacaactgaggtgaaatggtgaaaaaaaaaagtttagcaaCTTTGTTAGTGCTGCCTTTTTACCGCATTCATTTTGTGGTAAGATTCATCTGGAAATGTGATTCAGTGTGATTACAGCAACaccaaatatattttattattattattattattactcaagTGGCTGCAACAATTTCAGAGCtgtataaaaaaaattatttttgaaaATTTTTGAAAATTGATTCACCATTTTATGAGCCCGGGGCTTGTTTTTTCCATGGCGAGTTGACAATTTTATAGACACCATTTTGGGACACACAAAATTTTGGGGAAATTCACAGTAAAAAAtcaagaaccccccccccctccccccacaagtCACTTTCTTTCTCTTGGATTTAGGATAAATCAATGACAGATATAACAAAGGGCGAGAATTGCACTtttttaaatatatgtatataatatatatatatatatatatatatatatatatacatacacacacaaggcTCTGGCAAAAGTCAAGAGActgttgcaaaattgtcagtttttctgatttttctctttataggtatatgttTGGGTAaagtgtaaattgttcttttattctataaactactgacatctctgaatttccaagcaatacattttgaacttattttctgaaaatgagaaatggtcaaaataacaaaacaatgcacagtgctttcacacctcaagtaatgcaaagaaaacaagtttataatcatttgaaaacaacaatactaatagtaTTTTACCTCAGgaacagttcagaaatcaatattttgtggaatagccatgagttttaatcacagctttcatgcgtcttggctgctttccaccactcTTTCACATtggttttgggtgaccttatgccactcctggtgcaaaaaagtaagcagttctttgtttgatggcttgtgactacccatcttccttttgattatattccagaggttttcaatggggttcagatctggagattttgctggccatgacagggttttgatgtggtggtccttcatctacacattgattgacctagctgtgtggcgtggtgcattgtcctgctggaaaaaccagtcatcagagttggggaacattgcctgagcagaaggaagcaactgtttttccaggataaccttctaTGCGGCTTCATTCATACGTTCTtctcaaagtttaatctgcccaattccagccttgctgaagcatccccagatcatcaccgatcctccatcaaatttcacagtgggtgcaagacactgtggcttgtatacctctccaggtctccatctaaccattagacgaccaggtgttgggcaaagctgaaaaggacaatgcgccatgccataaagctaggttaatcaatgtgtagatgaaaggatgaaggaccaccacatcaaagccCTGTCATGgtcatagaataaaagaacaatttacattttattcaaaaatatataaagagaaaaatcagaaaaactgaatatTTTGCAGTTTTCTCTTAAtattcaccatatatatatatatatatatatatatatatacatatttacttACATGCACCGCACACTGACATCACAATGGCTTAGAATCCTCAGTGACAGAATGATGATGTCACAATCGGCCCCTGTGTGTCACAGTGAGTGACGGAATCATTCCGGTCACTTTCTATTGTGTGTTGCAGTCACGAGTTGTGTTTTGCAAAATTTCTTATAGAAAGCGatagatatttattattattattattatttcttttattattattattattattaataataatattattatcatcAGCGTCCTCCGGTGGACAGAGGGAAAGGTACGTGACACTTAGTGTAATGAGTAATGGGGGTCTTTGCAGGGGGGAGACACGACCTGCAGAGGATAATAAAGGGACATGTAGAGATTCCTGTAAATTGCAATTAACCCTTTCAGAACATGGCCAATATTTCCTCCTCTTCATCTTCTGTCCACACAGCCATGTGAAGCTTGATTTTTTGTGACATGAATTGTTGTTTTGAAAAACACCGttcattttattatataaaaaaatgggaaaaaaattacaaCTGAGGTGACATGGTGAAAGAAAAAGAAGTTTAGCAACTTTTTTAGTGCTGCCTTTTTACCACATTCATTTTGTGGTAAGATTGATCTGGAAATGTGATTACAGCAacaccaaatattttttttttattactattattactcaaGTGGCTGCAACAATTTCAgaactgtgtaaaaaaaatatttgtctCACCATTTTATGAGCCCCTGGCCTTGTTCTTTCCATGGCGAGTTGATAATTTTATAGACAACATTTTGGGACATACAAAGTTTCGGGGAAATTgacagtaaaaaaataaagaaccccccctcccccacaagtCATTTTCTTTCTCTTGGTTTTATGGATAAATCGGTGTCAGATATAATAAAGATCCAGAATtgcattttttaatatatatatatatatataattataataatttattcattttttatatagcgctattaattccatagcgcttttatatatatatatatatatatatatatatatatatatatatatatatataaaattattattttatttattaaattagGATGATTGACATTGTTATATTTTatcatttttatgtatttttagtctCACCTAGGGGGCTTGAACCTATATACTGCTGTTCTCATCATACTGTAGTACCACAACACTCAGCATGCACTTCTAGAAAAATATAGGACTACAGGTGTCAGAAAGTCCTGTTATATGAATTTCTCATCATTCTGTAATACTACAACACTCAGCAGGTACATCTGGGAAAGTATAGAAGTAGCATGCTCCGTCGTCAAGTTTTTTATTGTGCTGTGGTCTATTATGAAATTGATGTTCCCCCTTATGATACCCATCCCATAGTAGGAATAGATGTCCTCCATGGAGGCACATGCATCATGGTGGGGAAGGGAAGCGATGAGAATCGGTGAATAACCATTTAATTGATGCTGTTATTGACagtggcatctaaatggttaaacagcagtgattcgtgctctggttgctgctgttggGGCAGGTGATGGCATATACCCTCTGTCACTGACAGTGGCATCTACatggttaaacagcagtgatcGGCGGTCTGGTTACTGCTGGTATGGCAGGTGATGGCACATACCCTCAGTCATTGACAGTGGCATCTAAATAGTTAAACATCAGTGATCGACGCTCTGGTTGCTGCTTTTGGGACAGGTGATGGCACATACCCTCTATCATACCCTCTATCATCTACatggttaaacagcagtgatcggcgctctggttgctgctgttggGGCAGGGATGGCACATACCGTCTAACCATGTAGATACCACTGCCAATGACAGACGGTATGTGCCATCACCTGCCccaacagcagcaaccagagcgTCGGTCACTGCTGTTTAACCATGTAGATGCCACTGCCAATGACAAACAGCAGTGATCGGCGCTCTGGTTGCTGTTGTTGGGGCAGGTGTTGGCacatactctgtatggagggccctGACTGTGATGTATATCTACACCAGGGTGTGTGGATCGGTTAATACAGCACGGACAGAGGTAAAATCATCAGATAATAAGGCCTCTGAGATGACGGCTCAGTATAGGGTTAGAGTTCTTTTCTGGATTGAGACCAATGCTATATTTTTACCATCTTGTGTTTTTCTCCATTGTTTGCAGGGCGCTGAGAACATGGCCCTTCTCGATAATTCCACCAAAAATACACCACTTCCATCTGATGATGTCGAAAAAGGAGCGGATCCACAAGAGCAAGACCTGCTCCCGCGGACTGGAATTTCACACACCTGTGCCATTATTATTCTAGTGATTCTATTCTACATAAATTTAGTCACCTACATGGCTACTTCCATTGGCGCAGGTAGGTAACCGTACACCGTGTTATGTCAGGCGGCAAGGGTCATCTGGCCCATACTTATACAGTAAAAAAAGAACAAATCTTCATTACCAACAAGAGGGCTCATTAGTGGCTGTGACCTCTATTCCTTCTCTAATTACAATAACCTTCATTCTCTGCTCTTTCTTCTTCCAGCGATTCTTCCATATCTACAAGCCTCCTTCAAGATTGACGAGAGCGGAATCGGCTTGATCAGCATAGGTAAAATTTCAATATACAATCCTATTCTATAGGTCACTTGTGAGGACAACAATAATTCCAGACTGGAATCTCCTGACATCATAAGGTTCCACTTTGGTAGAGTTCACACGATGGCCGCCTGCAAATCTTTATAGTTACCAATAATGTAAAAAGTGATGAGGACGGGAGAAGTTTTTAAGTGCAGAGGTTTAAATAATCCTCAAATATAaaaatatagtgtaaaaataattTCTATTGACTGCAACCTCTTGTTTCTTCCCTTTTTTTAGTATTCACGGGCAGCTACGTGCTGTTTACTCTGGTCTATGGATTTCTGGGTGACTGCTGCAGCAGGAAATGTATCATGTGTGTAGGGATGGCCATCTGGTCCGTCACAGAGTTCTGCAGTTCCTTCACTCCCGATGAGGTAAACTGAATACAAACCCAATTGGTAGAAGCTTAAAgtcttaaggggcactttgcacactacgacatcacacgtgcgatgtcggggcggtcaaatcgaaagggacgcACTTCCGGTGTCGCTGTCTATATCGTAGTGTgcgaatcctttttgatacgattaacgagcgcaaaagcatcgtaatcgtatcatcggtgtagtgtccgacattttcataatttcgctgcagcgacggtacgatgttgttcctcgttcctgcggcagcacacatcgctgtgtgtgaagctgcaggagcgaggaacattagcttacctgcgtcaccgcatctcacgccggctatgcggaaggacggaggtgggcgggatgtttacgtcccgctcatctccacccctctgcttctattggccgcctgccgtgtgacgtcgctgtgacgccgcacgacccgcccccttaagaaggaggcgggtcgccggccagagcgacgtcgcagggcaggtgagtgcatgtgaagctgccgtagcgataatattcgctacgccagctatcaccatatcgcatgtgcgacgggggaggggactatcgcgctccgCATCGCCTAGTGTGCCTAGTGTGCAATGTACCCCTAAGTCTCATGCTGACGTCTGTATATCGCGGTCCTATCATGGACTGTGTGTCTCCAGAACCAAGCATGGCAGCCTCATAGAAATGTGCAAGGTGGTGTTGGGGTTTCAGATGTTTTCGAGTGATTCATTAATTGCAAGTTTTTAAAAAGCTAACTATTTGTTTCTCAAATGTATCCCCGTCTCCCCCTCCGGAGGGATAATATGTATgtctgaaatttttttttattaaatgttgtgtcattttagagcatttttgtgttaaaaaaagtagcaaaaaaaagATTAAAGACAAAAATAATGACTGATTTGCACAAAAATTCATGAACTGTGCGCACAACTCTGAAGAATTTGGCCCAAAAACTTAAACAAGacacaaaaaaagaaaagttaCTTAAAGCATGCAAATGGTGAATCTAATCGGGCCCGTTTAGTGCCAAATATGGCCGTCATTATGGCGCTTACAAGAATGGACACACGGCTCACTCATAATACAAACTAGGAAATCAGCTGTACGCCTTATGCAGACCTCTGTGGGTCGCGGTCCGATCATCATCAGGCCACGAGTCTAAGTGTTGCTATCACGCTGGGGTCGGCCGGCCCGCGGACTGTCCGTACATTGTGGTCTGTGATCCACGTATTTCTGCATGAGCCCTAAAGCCTCGcactttagaacaatatttttcatTGGTATTTTCAAACCAAAAGCAGGAGAGGGTCCAAAATTTGGGAAAGTTGGAAATCTTTCTTTTAAGGTATTTCTTCAGGAATATGAAAAACTTTCTTAAATAGCCActgaattttttttgtgttttcacaGAATTTTACACAATTTCTAATAATTAAAGGACTGACAGGAGCTGCAGCGGCAAGCTATTCAACACTTGCCCCCTCAATCATTGCCGACCTCTTTGTGGGAGACAAGCGCAGCCGCATGCTGTATATCTATAATTTGGCGGTACCTGTTGGCAGGTGAATATAGACCTATTTATATTGTTTTAAGAAAGGAATCTGTCACGATTCATGTTTATCTGCTGTTGCAGAGTTGTCATTGTTTCCTATTTTGGCATTCGGTGTTTTCCGGAGCGTGGTCGGTGGGAGGAGCCTATCCCTCCGTGCCTCATTTCCGGGATCACGGCGCCTTATTACGGAGTCATTTCCATTGGATCGGCGCCAGTTATAGTTCTGCTCTGCAGTGTATTCGCTGCTCCCAGTAAGTTTGCCTGATTCTGCCTGTCTACGTTGTATGACACTGACTCCCGGCCTCCTTACTGCGTCTGTCCTCTCTGACTCTCATCCTCCCTCTCCAGCCCCTTCTCTGTTGTTCTGTCTCTGTGTTCTCCCACTACTACCTGCTGTCCTGGCTCCCGACCTCGGCTTGATACTGACTCCGGTATAGTTCTCCTCCAGTCTGTGATGatacctcttggcttctgacctgtCTTACCCTTGACTCTGACTCCACCTCTTCCTTGGTACTGCGTGATCTCCTGGCTCTAACTTTGGCTCGCATGACTTTCCCtgacgggtccacatgtggagctagtgacacctagtggattCATCACCACCCTGCGTATACCCGGagttccagctccccctgctggtataTTATAGAATCATAGCTAAACCATCTAATTCAAACTAGGTGGATTTGCTGTGGACTTATTTTCGGGTGGGATTGTGCTCTGTAGATGCATCAGAGAATGTGCTTATTTCACCTTAATTCACTGATGAAATCTCTCTTCAATGACAAGACAGGTTTGTAGCTCTTTGGGGAATCAGGGAACAGTTGCTgctcatagaagtctatggaggGGGCGGAGTAGGAAGGAGGAGCAAGAGAAACACACATATTTATATGTTTATCTAAACACACGTTTATATGTGTGCACAAATGATGacaactttatttttttctattacagtGGCCTTGGATACATCATTGGATCTACAGTAACAAGTGCACTCGGTGGTAACTGGCATTGGACCGTACGGGTAAGTAATAGGTCTGAGGGATGTTGATGAAAATCTGTGAATCTTAATTCTAATTCCTATatggtattaaagggaatctagcAGGCTTTTGGTATTTAATCAGTAGGGGCAGAggacctgattccagcaatgtgtctctTACTACTCCTTGTAGTTGTTTTTACCAGCAGGAGATTATAAGGAGAGGACTAACTGTtttgtgccatgtagtcctcctgttttgtccccatcactgattggcagctttctgcctttgTACGTGTACACATAGAAAACTGCCAATCACTGatgtaggtggggttatacagagctcaacattcagagatctgctaaatctgcagcagaggaaacagggattttataaaaactacagcaagcagaccagtaagtggtACATCTCTGAAATCGTGGTCTTtgtccctacattatactgctctcagatgggcagAGAAAGACCTGCTGGGGGATTCTCTTTAATGGATCCACTTCCACAACAGTTCATTAAACATGGCTATGGTCATGCCCTTTTTGTGATGACACCAGTGTGTATGTAATATCTAATGTCTCTCTCTTCGTCTACACAGATCTGCCCTGCTCTGGGCATTTTAGGAGTCCTGCTAATGATCTTCTTAGTAAAGGAACCTTCCAGAGGACCTGCAGAGGGAAATAACAGCAAATCCTTCAGCCTCAGAAGATGGTTTTCAGATGTGAAACTGATATCAAAGAAGTAAGTGTGTTATGTGCATTGATTGATGTCAGGGATCTACCCCGTGACTTCTGCGTTATTgacgtgttttttttcctttttcactttCTGCAGCCGAAGTTTTATGTTTTCCACTCTTGGAACAACAGCTCTAAATTTTACAGCCGGTGCCATCGATATCTGCGTTCCTGAGTTGCTGCTGCGGGCCCGGAAAATCTTACAAGAGACCGCGCCGTGTCAGACCGACGTCTGCAACTACCATGACAGGTACAAGTTTCACAGACTTTAACTTGACAGTTACTGGAGGGAATTTAATATCCCCCTACAACAATGTTCTTTTTATATTTCATTCTTCGTTCTATTTTACTCATCTCTTTACTTCTTTGCAGTATGATTTTCGGCATTGTTACAGTCGTCGCTGGCATCATTGGCATTGTAGCAGGGGTGGAGATAGCCAAAAGATACAAGAAATACAACCCTCGGGCCGACCCGTTAGTTTGCGGCTTTAGTTTGCTGGGCTCTGCCATTTTCCTTTTCTTGGCTTTTTATTTGGCAAATATTAGCCTTGTGGCCACTTATGTAAGTACCTGATGATTGCTTTGATACCGTTACTGGGTCTGGGATATAGGAGCGATGTATTGAGCTGTAGAAATCATAGACCATGGCGGGGGCGATCTATGAATGAATGGAAACTGGGGGATGAATGGATTAAAAATGCAAAATATATGGAGCATAGAAAAGTGTGCAGGAAACTAAAGTGTATATTATATTGTTACTTGTTTACTCTCTGCAGGTCTTGATATTCATCGGAGAAATATTACTTATGACAAACTTTTCCATTTCTGCTGATATTTGCCTGGTGAGTGGAGAAAACCGCTAAACTTATCATAGCTAAACTTACATTTATTTAGTCAGTCTGTTCACCCATCTAATTCCCCATAATCCTGGCTGTTTGTTCCCAACTAAAATCCAAAATAGACCTAACACAAAGTGATTAATAATGTCTTTATGGAAGTCTCAgtacacaacgcgtttcggggcccCTTTCTCATTCCAGTATGACTGCACTGTATTTACGtattcaggtctccataaggagaatattcttcccccgtggtcccccatATAGCTTCTCATATACcaacactttgcactgatgaggggcaatcaccccgaaacactgtgtctgcaaattaggattctgatctggcatataccctaggtcatatgaaaaggcttgttaaaaggccaattttgacttttaggattgctacttccaataggtggcgctagagtttgtctcctttcctggacagACAATTCTGTATTTATGTGTTATGTATGTTCGCTTTGTCTGCGTTCTCTTGTCTCGTTGGGTTCAGGGTCTTCCTTTTACTCACCCAGAATATTCTCTTGTTTCAGTATGTGGTGTCTCCCGCAAGAACAACAACAGCACAGGCCATGTTCATGATATTATCCAACCTGCTGGGGGACGCCATAAGCCCCCTTATCATCGGAGGGGTAAGTATTTGTTACATATATTCATATCATATtatggctacattcacacatctctTCCTTTCTTACATTCTTGAAAAACAGACCATTTTTCTCTCGTGTCATCCATGTTGCATCCATTTTTTCacatccattttttaaaaaattaagaaGGTTGTGAATGTTTATTTAACCATAGACTCTAAATAATAGATCAATGGATGGAAAACTCAAGCATGAAGTATGTCTTCCTTTCTCCTTGTCTTTTTAACAGATTCCTACAGACATTAAAGAGTAATGgcagttttaatttttatttcagaaatcaataatacacatgaaaatatgaAGTATTGACAAATATATTTTCAGAGAAATCTACTTTTTCCTCTTCCCAAACTGATAGTTTATTCTCAAAATTCTTAATTCCATggcaaaatctgtattcagtgaagaaagATTCTAACATTACTGGGACAGGAGATGACAGTTGATGCTTATAACATTCTAtgcagagggggaggagctagaggcaggaatCCTCCCATCTACATAGAATCTAATCGGCAGCAAGGGCCATCTTCTATCTTAGTAATATAAAAATCTGTTTTCAGCAAATAAACATTTTATGTGTGAACTAAGAATTTTAGAAAAGTATGGAGGAGAAAGAAACAGATTTATCTGATAAGATCTAtcataaagttgcttatttttacgtgtgctattgtgtgtatatatatatatatatatatatatatatatattttaatataatgATGGTTACTCTTTAATGGCCGAGTCTGAATCTGAGTCTCACGGATCAAAGACACAGATGAGTTTTTAAAACAGATGTTTGTTTGGATCAAGAAAAAGACGGACAACACACGGGCATATATAGCGGATGTGACTGCAGCCATGCAATGAGGTCTAATTAGTACAATACTTTATATACCGCTGTGGTGGCCTCCATGTCTACATAATACTCCTTAACACTATATAGAGATGTAGCCGATAGTGAATGAACTTAGCCGTATCATAa contains:
- the LOC142254332 gene encoding protein spinster homolog 1-like, with translation MAEVAAAMRKCEVEAELEERGAENMALLDNSTKNTPLPSDDVEKGADPQEQDLLPRTGISHTCAIIILVILFYINLVTYMATSIGAAILPYLQASFKIDESGIGLISIVFTGSYVLFTLVYGFLGDCCSRKCIMCVGMAIWSVTEFCSSFTPDENFTQFLIIKGLTGAAAASYSTLAPSIIADLFVGDKRSRMLYIYNLAVPVGSGLGYIIGSTVTSALGGNWHWTVRICPALGILGVLLMIFLVKEPSRGPAEGNNSKSFSLRRWFSDVKLISKNRSFMFSTLGTTALNFTAGAIDICVPELLLRARKILQETAPCQTDVCNYHDSMIFGIVTVVAGIIGIVAGVEIAKRYKKYNPRADPLVCGFSLLGSAIFLFLAFYLANISLVATYVLIFIGEILLMTNFSISADICLYVVSPARTTTAQAMFMILSNLLGDAISPLIIGGISNLTNRQNPDSARLSFHSLQYALLACPFVVTLGGACFLLASFYIEKDCEKAEMEDEDCVLEEVIVTSP